One window of Mesorhizobium sp. WSM4904 genomic DNA carries:
- a CDS encoding BMP family ABC transporter substrate-binding protein, producing MKRIVLGLLAATAMVLPAFAADVQPAILYDLGGKFDKSFNEAAFHGAEKFKAETGVAYVEFEVSNASQREQALRRFAEDGRNPIVMAGFAWEDALKKVAAEYTDLNFAIIDDAVDLPNVRSLVFKENEGSYLVGILAAMASKSKKVGFVGGMDIPLIRKFECGYVGGAKSAGATDVIQNMTGDTPAAWNDPAKGGEIAKTQIDQGADVVYAAAGGTGVGVLQAAADAGKLGIGVDSNQNGLQPGKVLTSMMKRVDVAVYNAFMDGKNGTFKGGVQNLGLKEGGVDYAMDDNNKALVTDEMKAAVEKAKADIIAGKVEVHDYTADNKCPY from the coding sequence CCTCTACGATCTCGGCGGCAAGTTCGACAAATCCTTCAACGAGGCCGCCTTTCACGGCGCCGAGAAGTTCAAGGCCGAAACCGGCGTCGCTTACGTCGAATTCGAGGTTTCCAACGCCTCGCAGCGCGAGCAGGCTCTGCGCCGCTTCGCCGAGGACGGCCGCAACCCGATCGTGATGGCCGGCTTTGCCTGGGAGGATGCGCTGAAGAAGGTCGCGGCCGAATATACCGACCTCAACTTCGCCATCATCGACGATGCCGTCGACCTGCCCAATGTCCGCTCGCTGGTATTCAAGGAGAACGAAGGCTCCTACCTCGTCGGCATCCTGGCGGCGATGGCTTCCAAATCGAAGAAGGTCGGCTTCGTCGGCGGCATGGACATCCCGCTGATCCGCAAGTTCGAATGCGGCTATGTCGGCGGCGCCAAGTCGGCCGGCGCCACCGACGTCATCCAGAACATGACCGGCGACACGCCGGCCGCCTGGAACGACCCGGCCAAGGGCGGCGAGATCGCCAAGACGCAGATCGACCAGGGCGCGGACGTGGTCTACGCCGCCGCCGGCGGCACCGGCGTCGGCGTGCTGCAGGCGGCCGCCGACGCGGGCAAGCTCGGCATCGGCGTCGATTCCAACCAGAACGGCCTGCAGCCCGGCAAGGTGCTGACCTCGATGATGAAGCGCGTCGACGTCGCCGTCTATAACGCCTTCATGGACGGCAAGAACGGCACCTTCAAGGGCGGCGTCCAGAATCTGGGCCTCAAGGAAGGCGGCGTCGACTACGCCATGGACGACAACAACAAGGCGCTGGTGACCGACGAGATGAAGGCGGCCGTCGAAAAGGCCAAGGCCGACATCATCGCCGGCAAGGTCGAGGTGCACGACTACACCGCGGACAACAAGTGCCCGTATTGA
- a CDS encoding SlyX family protein, translating to MTMPDDRLTTLEIRAAEQEKTIEELSGQIAEQWRVIERMERKLAALTDRFLALEEQAAPDVPVTKPPHY from the coding sequence ATGACCATGCCTGATGATCGGCTGACGACGCTGGAAATCCGTGCCGCCGAGCAGGAAAAGACGATCGAGGAACTGTCCGGCCAGATCGCCGAGCAGTGGAGGGTGATCGAGCGCATGGAACGCAAGCTCGCCGCCCTTACCGACAGGTTCCTGGCACTGGAGGAGCAGGCCGCTCCCGACGTGCCTGTGACTAAGCCGCCGCACTATTGA
- a CDS encoding ABC transporter ATP-binding protein, giving the protein MAQAAIELIGINKSFGAVRANRDINLEVARGTIHGIVGENGAGKSTLMSILYGFYQADSGEIRVGGKPVSINTSNDAIALGIGMVHQHFMLVDNFTVLENVILGAETDALLKSSIAKARSELERLEREYGLEVDPDAIIEELPVGLQQRVEILKALYRGAEILILDEPTGVLTPAEADHLFRILKQLKEQGKTVVLITHKLREIMAITDTVSVMRQGTMVATRVTKQTTVGELAELMVGRRVLLRVEKGQSEAGAIKLSVKNLTVKDSRGVTMVDDVSFDVRGGEIVGIAGVAGNGQSELLEAISGIRHAVSGEVMLEGKPVDLTGKADPGELRDRGLAHVPEDRHHVGLVLAFEEHENSILGYHDDERYLKGPFLDVDAIMADAKDKIEKYDIRPGNPRLKTANFSGGNQQKIVLAREMEQDPGVLIVGQPTRGVDVGAIEFIHKRLIAMRDQGKAVLVVSVELDEIRSLSDRILVMFAGRIVGERGPEATEGELGLLMAGVEHQEAAE; this is encoded by the coding sequence ATGGCGCAAGCCGCAATCGAACTCATAGGCATCAACAAGAGTTTTGGCGCCGTGCGCGCCAACCGCGACATCAACCTGGAAGTTGCGCGCGGCACCATCCACGGCATCGTCGGCGAGAACGGCGCCGGCAAGTCGACGCTGATGTCGATCCTCTACGGCTTCTACCAGGCCGACAGCGGCGAAATCCGCGTCGGCGGCAAGCCGGTGTCGATCAACACCTCCAACGACGCGATCGCGCTCGGTATCGGCATGGTGCACCAGCATTTCATGCTGGTCGACAATTTCACGGTGCTGGAGAACGTCATCCTCGGCGCCGAGACCGACGCGCTTTTGAAGAGCAGCATCGCCAAGGCGCGTTCCGAGCTAGAGCGGCTGGAGCGCGAATACGGCCTCGAGGTCGATCCCGACGCCATCATCGAGGAACTGCCGGTCGGCCTGCAGCAGCGCGTCGAAATCCTCAAGGCGCTCTATCGCGGCGCCGAGATCCTGATCCTGGACGAGCCAACCGGGGTCTTGACGCCGGCCGAGGCCGATCACCTCTTCCGCATCCTCAAGCAATTGAAGGAGCAGGGAAAAACGGTGGTTCTGATCACCCACAAGCTGCGCGAGATCATGGCCATCACCGACACCGTCTCGGTCATGCGTCAGGGAACTATGGTGGCCACCAGGGTGACGAAGCAAACCACGGTCGGCGAACTGGCCGAACTGATGGTCGGGCGGCGCGTGCTCTTGCGGGTCGAGAAGGGCCAATCGGAAGCCGGCGCCATAAAACTCTCGGTCAAGAACCTGACGGTCAAGGATTCACGCGGCGTCACCATGGTCGACGACGTGTCCTTCGACGTGCGCGGCGGCGAGATCGTCGGCATCGCCGGCGTGGCAGGCAACGGCCAGTCGGAGCTGCTCGAGGCGATCTCCGGCATCCGGCACGCCGTTTCCGGCGAGGTCATGCTCGAAGGCAAGCCGGTCGACCTGACCGGCAAGGCCGACCCCGGCGAATTGCGCGACCGCGGCCTCGCCCATGTGCCGGAGGACCGCCACCATGTCGGGCTGGTGCTCGCCTTCGAGGAGCACGAGAATTCGATCCTCGGCTATCACGACGACGAGCGCTATCTGAAAGGACCGTTCCTCGACGTCGATGCCATCATGGCCGACGCCAAGGACAAGATCGAGAAATACGACATCCGTCCCGGCAATCCACGGCTGAAGACCGCCAATTTCTCCGGCGGCAATCAGCAGAAGATCGTGCTGGCCAGGGAGATGGAGCAGGATCCCGGCGTGCTGATCGTCGGCCAGCCGACGCGCGGCGTCGATGTCGGCGCCATCGAATTCATCCACAAGCGGCTGATCGCCATGCGCGACCAGGGCAAGGCGGTGCTGGTGGTGTCGGTCGAGCTCGACGAGATCCGCTCGCTCTCCGACCGCATCCTGGTGATGTTTGCCGGCCGCATCGTCGGCGAGCGCGGGCCGGAGGCGACCGAAGGCGAGCTTGGTCTCTTGATGGCCGGTGTCGAACACCAGGAGGCTGCGGAATGA
- a CDS encoding ABC transporter permease produces the protein MSTPYTKLPAWADYGLIPLINLSVAFIVAGFVVMLVGENPFRAAVILVEGAFGKGTGIAFTLFYATTFIFTGLSVAVAAHCSLFNIGTEGQAYIGGLGIALVCLSFDSVLPWWVIFPIAIVAAALFGALWGFIPAYLQAKRGSHIVITTIMFNFIAASAMVYLLVGPLKPAGSQAPQTRNFLAGAELPKLNWMLELFGAKIRSAPLNICFLLALVMAFLVWLLIWRTRLGYEMRTYGHSPKAARYAGISETRIILTAMMISGGLAGMMALNPVMGDQHNVAIDFVSGAGYVGIAVALMGRLHPVGIVLAAILFGMLYQGGAELAFEMPAISRDMIVIIQGLVILFAGALEHMFRPYIQALFASFSPKSVGMQAVNGKGA, from the coding sequence ATGAGCACGCCTTACACCAAGCTGCCGGCCTGGGCCGATTACGGGCTGATCCCGCTGATCAATCTCTCGGTGGCCTTCATCGTCGCCGGCTTCGTCGTCATGCTGGTCGGCGAAAATCCGTTCCGCGCCGCCGTCATTCTGGTCGAGGGCGCTTTTGGCAAGGGCACGGGCATCGCCTTCACCTTGTTCTACGCCACCACCTTCATCTTCACCGGACTGTCGGTGGCGGTGGCGGCGCATTGCAGCCTGTTCAACATCGGCACCGAGGGCCAGGCCTATATCGGCGGCCTCGGCATCGCGCTCGTCTGCCTGAGCTTCGACAGCGTGCTGCCCTGGTGGGTGATCTTTCCGATAGCGATCGTTGCCGCGGCCTTGTTCGGCGCGCTCTGGGGTTTCATCCCCGCCTATCTGCAGGCCAAGCGCGGCTCGCACATCGTCATCACCACCATCATGTTCAACTTCATCGCCGCCTCGGCGATGGTCTATCTGCTGGTCGGTCCGCTGAAGCCGGCGGGATCGCAGGCGCCGCAGACACGCAACTTCCTCGCCGGCGCGGAATTGCCGAAGCTCAACTGGATGCTCGAATTGTTCGGCGCCAAGATCCGCTCGGCGCCGCTCAATATCTGCTTCCTGCTGGCGCTGGTGATGGCGTTCCTGGTCTGGCTGCTGATCTGGCGCACCAGGCTCGGTTACGAGATGCGCACCTATGGCCATAGCCCGAAGGCGGCGCGCTATGCCGGCATCTCGGAAACCCGCATCATCCTCACCGCGATGATGATCTCGGGCGGGCTGGCCGGCATGATGGCGCTCAACCCGGTGATGGGCGACCAGCACAATGTGGCGATCGATTTCGTCTCGGGCGCCGGCTATGTCGGCATCGCGGTTGCGCTGATGGGCAGGCTGCATCCGGTCGGCATCGTGCTGGCGGCGATCCTGTTCGGCATGCTCTATCAGGGCGGCGCCGAGCTTGCCTTCGAGATGCCGGCGATCAGCCGCGACATGATCGTCATCATCCAGGGCCTGGTCATCCTCTTCGCCGGCGCGCTGGAGCATATGTTCAGGCCCTATATCCAGGCGCTGTTCGCCTCGTTCAGCCCGAAATCGGTCGGCATGCAGGCGGTCAACGGGAAGGGGGCCTGA
- a CDS encoding ABC transporter permease — MDVFNAIVQVLDSTIRLSVPLLLACLAGLYSERAGIFDIGLEGKMLVGAFAGAAAASVFHSAFIGLGMAILISVAFAMVHGFASITHRGNQIVSGVAINFVAAGSTIILGQAWFQQGGRTPALQPGERFEAIVWPGAEAVRDMPILGPIYAELISGHSILVYFAFAMVPFTWWVLFRTRFGLRMRAVGENPAAVDTAGISVAWLRYRALICTGVLTGVAGAYLSMVQNGGFVKDMTAGKGYIALAALIFAKWKPVNAMFACLLFGFLDAASIRLQGSPLPIVGKVPAQFMQALPYVLTVVLLAGFIGKAIPPRAGGVPYVKER, encoded by the coding sequence ATGGACGTCTTCAACGCTATCGTCCAGGTTCTGGATTCCACCATCCGCCTGTCGGTGCCGCTGCTGCTTGCCTGTCTCGCCGGCCTCTATTCCGAGCGCGCCGGCATCTTCGACATCGGTCTCGAAGGCAAGATGCTGGTCGGCGCCTTCGCCGGCGCCGCGGCAGCTTCCGTCTTCCATTCGGCCTTCATCGGCCTCGGCATGGCCATCCTGATCTCGGTCGCCTTCGCCATGGTGCACGGCTTCGCCTCGATCACGCATCGCGGCAACCAGATCGTCTCCGGTGTCGCCATCAATTTCGTCGCCGCCGGCTCGACCATCATCCTCGGCCAGGCCTGGTTCCAGCAGGGCGGCCGAACACCGGCGCTGCAGCCGGGCGAGCGGTTCGAGGCGATCGTCTGGCCCGGCGCCGAAGCCGTCCGCGACATGCCGATCCTTGGGCCGATCTACGCCGAGCTGATCTCCGGCCATTCGATCCTGGTCTATTTCGCCTTCGCCATGGTGCCGTTCACCTGGTGGGTGCTTTTCCGCACCCGCTTCGGTCTCAGGATGCGCGCCGTGGGCGAGAACCCGGCTGCCGTCGACACGGCCGGCATCTCGGTCGCCTGGCTGCGCTATCGCGCGCTGATCTGCACCGGCGTGCTGACCGGCGTGGCCGGCGCGTATCTCTCCATGGTGCAGAATGGCGGCTTCGTGAAGGACATGACCGCGGGCAAGGGCTATATCGCTCTTGCCGCGCTGATCTTCGCCAAATGGAAGCCGGTCAACGCCATGTTCGCCTGCCTGCTGTTCGGCTTCCTCGACGCGGCATCGATTCGCCTGCAGGGCTCGCCGCTGCCCATCGTCGGCAAGGTGCCGGCGCAGTTCATGCAGGCGCTGCCCTATGTGCTCACCGTCGTCCTGCTCGCCGGCTTCATCGGCAAAGCGATCCCGCCGCGCGCCGGCGGCGTGCCCTACGTCAAGGAACGCTGA
- the cdd gene encoding cytidine deaminase codes for MSHDLFEAAKTAMAKAYAPYSKFPVGAALRTEDGRVFTGANIEVASYPEGWCAETTALGHYIMGGGGKITEIAVIAERMAKCSPCGGCRQRLAEFCRPETKLYLCDNTGVVETVTMGEMLPYGFSGDILK; via the coding sequence ATGTCGCATGATCTGTTCGAGGCTGCGAAGACGGCGATGGCCAAGGCCTATGCGCCCTATTCCAAGTTTCCCGTCGGCGCCGCGCTGCGCACCGAGGACGGCCGCGTCTTCACCGGCGCCAATATCGAGGTGGCCTCCTATCCCGAGGGCTGGTGCGCCGAGACCACCGCGCTCGGCCACTACATCATGGGCGGCGGCGGCAAGATCACCGAGATCGCGGTGATCGCCGAGCGCATGGCCAAGTGCTCGCCCTGCGGCGGCTGCCGGCAGCGGCTGGCGGAGTTCTGCCGGCCGGAAACCAAGCTCTATCTCTGCGACAATACCGGCGTGGTCGAGACGGTCACCATGGGCGAGATGCTGCCTTACGGTTTCAGTGGCGACATCTTGAAATGA
- a CDS encoding purine-nucleoside phosphorylase has translation MKEALDHLVEKLDGLTPTAALVLGSGLGGLVDEVEDKRRISYAELPGFPRSGVSGHAGEVVAGRFAGTPVLMLSGRAHYYEHGNAAAMRPALEVLAGIGISHLFLTNAAGSVDPEMGPGSVMLITDHINFSGSNPLIGEPSDRRFVGLTEAYDAGLRKAIETAAKATGTALHKGVYMWFSGPCFETPAEIRMARVMGANAVGMSTVPEVILARFLGLKVAACSVVTNLAAGMTGAELSHQETKDMAPVGGARLATILRRVFEEGLPES, from the coding sequence ATGAAGGAAGCGCTGGATCATTTGGTCGAGAAACTCGATGGGCTGACTCCGACCGCGGCCCTTGTGCTGGGCTCCGGCCTCGGCGGGCTGGTCGACGAGGTCGAGGACAAAAGGCGCATTTCCTATGCCGAACTGCCGGGCTTCCCGCGCAGCGGTGTTTCCGGCCATGCCGGCGAGGTCGTTGCTGGGCGTTTCGCCGGCACGCCGGTGCTGATGTTGTCCGGCCGCGCGCATTATTACGAGCACGGCAACGCCGCTGCGATGCGCCCGGCGCTGGAGGTGCTTGCCGGCATCGGCATCTCGCATCTCTTCCTCACCAACGCCGCCGGCTCGGTCGACCCGGAGATGGGGCCGGGCTCGGTGATGCTGATCACCGACCACATCAACTTCTCCGGCTCCAACCCGCTGATCGGCGAGCCGAGCGATCGCCGCTTCGTCGGTCTCACCGAGGCCTATGACGCCGGCTTGCGCAAGGCGATCGAGACGGCGGCGAAGGCAACCGGCACGGCGCTGCACAAGGGCGTCTACATGTGGTTTTCCGGACCGTGCTTCGAAACGCCGGCCGAAATCCGCATGGCGCGCGTCATGGGCGCCAATGCCGTCGGCATGTCGACGGTGCCGGAAGTCATCCTTGCCCGCTTCCTCGGTCTCAAGGTTGCTGCCTGCTCGGTCGTCACCAACCTCGCGGCCGGCATGACAGGGGCGGAACTCTCGCACCAGGAAACCAAGGATATGGCGCCGGTCGGCGGCGCGCGGCTGGCGACCATCCTGCGGCGTGTCTTCGAGGAAGGTTTGCCGGAAAGCTGA
- the deoA gene encoding thymidine phosphorylase: MLPQEIIRRKRDGHRLSAEEIAAFIEGITAGTLSEGQIGAFAMAVFLKGMSREEAVALTLAMRDSGDVLDWSDLPGPVTDKHSTGGVGDNVSLMLAPIVAACGAYVPMISGRGLGHTGGTLDKMDAIPGYTSQPDVTRFRKTVLETGCAIIGQTADLAPADRRLYAIRDVTGTVESVPLITASILSKKLAAGLGSLVLDVKVGNGAFMEKSRDAVALANSLVEVANGAGLKASALVTGMNEPLASAAGNAVEVRNAVDFLTGRLRDRRLEDVTLALAAEMLQSAGIVSSNQDGIRRAAETLAGGRAAAVFARMVNALGGPADFVENPEKYLPRAAVELAVEAAKDGFVTGIATRDIGLAVVALGGGRIRPDDKIDHAVGLTRLLPVGAEVRAGEALALVHARTEADAETAAAAVRSAYSTGAAKPSAEKTVLRRILPL; this comes from the coding sequence ATGCTCCCCCAGGAAATCATCCGCCGCAAGCGCGACGGCCACCGGCTCTCGGCCGAGGAGATCGCTGCCTTCATCGAGGGCATAACGGCCGGCACGCTCTCGGAGGGCCAGATCGGCGCCTTCGCCATGGCGGTGTTCCTCAAAGGCATGAGCCGCGAGGAGGCTGTGGCGCTGACGCTCGCCATGCGCGATTCCGGCGACGTGCTCGACTGGTCCGACCTGCCGGGCCCGGTCACCGACAAGCATTCGACGGGCGGCGTCGGCGACAATGTCTCGCTGATGCTGGCGCCGATCGTCGCGGCCTGCGGCGCCTATGTGCCGATGATCTCCGGCCGCGGCCTCGGCCACACGGGCGGCACGCTGGACAAGATGGACGCCATCCCCGGCTACACCAGCCAGCCGGATGTGACGCGCTTCCGCAAGACCGTGCTGGAGACCGGCTGCGCCATCATCGGCCAGACCGCCGATCTCGCGCCCGCCGACCGCCGGCTCTATGCGATCCGCGACGTGACGGGCACGGTGGAATCGGTGCCGTTGATCACGGCCTCGATCCTGTCGAAGAAGCTCGCCGCGGGCTTGGGCTCGCTGGTGCTCGACGTCAAGGTCGGCAATGGCGCCTTCATGGAGAAGTCGCGCGACGCCGTCGCCCTGGCGAACAGCCTGGTCGAAGTCGCCAACGGCGCGGGCCTGAAGGCCTCGGCGCTGGTGACCGGCATGAACGAGCCGCTGGCCTCGGCCGCCGGTAATGCGGTCGAGGTGAGGAACGCGGTCGACTTCCTCACCGGCCGGCTCCGCGACCGGCGGCTGGAGGACGTGACGCTGGCGCTCGCCGCCGAAATGCTGCAGTCGGCGGGGATCGTCTCGTCCAACCAGGACGGGATCAGGCGCGCCGCCGAGACGCTTGCCGGCGGCCGCGCGGCGGCGGTGTTCGCGCGCATGGTGAACGCGCTCGGCGGTCCCGCCGATTTCGTCGAGAACCCGGAAAAGTATCTCCCCAGAGCCGCGGTGGAATTGGCGGTTGAGGCGGCGAAGGACGGCTTCGTCACAGGCATCGCGACGCGCGATATCGGGCTCGCCGTCGTCGCGCTGGGCGGCGGACGCATCCGTCCGGACGACAAGATAGACCATGCCGTCGGTCTCACCAGGCTGCTGCCGGTCGGGGCGGAGGTGCGGGCGGGCGAGGCGCTGGCGCTGGTCCATGCGCGGACCGAGGCGGACGCCGAGACTGCCGCCGCCGCGGTGCGTTCCGCCTATTCGACCGGCGCCGCGAAGCCGTCCGCCGAAAAGACCGTCCTCAGGCGGATCCTGCCGCTTTGA
- a CDS encoding TIGR02281 family clan AA aspartic protease, producing MLRKLLLLGVFVGGSASIPIVYQSNPRMVEALLRSAVASQPATPDAQPDVKLASVPVRPAAPMPLGRQVLVNADERGHFTSAFKLNGRQIDGMIDTGATLVAINTSTARRIGISLNQSDFSQQVNTANGAIKAAVVTVDHLQIGKISIDNVQAVVLDDRALQTNLIGMSFLQRLQKYEVQNGALLLVQ from the coding sequence ATGCTGCGCAAGCTTCTCCTCCTTGGTGTCTTTGTCGGAGGCTCGGCATCGATCCCGATCGTCTATCAGTCGAACCCACGGATGGTCGAAGCCCTGCTGCGATCGGCGGTCGCCTCGCAGCCTGCGACCCCGGATGCCCAGCCGGACGTCAAGCTCGCTTCGGTTCCAGTCAGGCCGGCGGCGCCGATGCCGCTCGGCCGCCAGGTGTTGGTGAATGCCGACGAGCGCGGCCATTTCACCTCCGCCTTCAAGCTCAACGGCCGTCAGATCGACGGCATGATCGACACCGGCGCGACGCTGGTTGCCATCAACACCTCGACCGCGCGCCGGATCGGCATTTCTCTCAACCAGTCCGATTTCAGCCAGCAGGTGAACACGGCGAACGGCGCCATCAAGGCCGCGGTGGTGACCGTCGATCACCTGCAGATCGGCAAGATCTCCATCGACAACGTCCAGGCGGTGGTGCTCGACGACCGGGCGCTGCAAACCAACCTGATCGGCATGAGCTTCCTGCAGCGGCTGCAGAAATACGAAGTCCAGAACGGCGCGCTGCTGCTCGTGCAGTAG
- the upp gene encoding uracil phosphoribosyltransferase translates to MQGVTVVDHPLVQHKLTIMRKKETSTAGFRRLLREISLLLGYEVTRNLELTTTTIETPIEEMEAPTLEGKKLVFASVLRAGNGLLEGLLDLVPAARVAHVGLYRDHETLEAIEYFFKAPSDLADRLVIVVDPMLATANSAIAAIDKLKGRGATNIRFLCLLAAPEGIERFTKAHPDVPIFTASIDRQLNEKGYIMPGLGDAGDRMYGTK, encoded by the coding sequence ATGCAGGGCGTCACCGTCGTCGACCACCCCCTTGTCCAGCACAAGCTGACCATCATGCGCAAGAAGGAGACCTCGACGGCCGGCTTCCGGCGTCTGTTGCGCGAGATCTCGCTGCTTCTGGGCTACGAGGTGACCCGCAATCTCGAACTGACCACCACCACCATCGAGACCCCGATCGAGGAGATGGAGGCGCCGACGCTGGAGGGCAAGAAGCTGGTCTTTGCCTCCGTGCTGCGGGCCGGCAACGGCCTGCTAGAAGGCCTGCTCGACCTGGTGCCGGCGGCGCGCGTCGCCCATGTCGGCCTCTATCGCGACCACGAGACGCTCGAAGCGATCGAGTATTTCTTCAAGGCGCCGAGCGACCTTGCCGACCGTCTGGTGATCGTCGTCGATCCGATGCTGGCGACGGCCAATTCCGCAATTGCCGCGATCGACAAGCTGAAGGGGCGCGGCGCTACCAACATCCGCTTCCTCTGCCTGCTCGCCGCGCCCGAAGGCATCGAGCGGTTTACCAAGGCGCATCCGGATGTCCCGATCTTCACCGCCTCGATCGACCGCCAGCTGAACGAAAAGGGTTACATCATGCCTGGCCTCGGCGACGCCGGCGACCGCATGTACGGGACCAAGTGA
- a CDS encoding adenosine deaminase → MILKAELHCHIEGAAAPDLVVSQARKYGKDPSPYIQNGSFVWHDFSSFLAAYDFASDLFRTEEDYARLTDHYLTSLARDGAIYSEVFTSPDHARKAGLSPKAYTDALGEGIARAKARTGIEGRMIVTGVRHVGVEAIEQAARFAARCGHPLVTGFGVAGDERIGDFEDYVRAFEIAREAGLGITIHAGELMGWESVKAALDHIRPSRIGHGVRAVENPDLVRRIAAEGVVLECCPGSNIALKVFDSFADHPFPALRAAGCKVTLNSDDPPYFWTSLKREYDIAAEHFAMDDKALTAVTRTAIEAAFVDRKTKATLLGRLDAKGR, encoded by the coding sequence ATGATCTTGAAAGCCGAATTGCACTGCCACATCGAAGGGGCAGCGGCGCCCGACCTCGTCGTCAGCCAGGCCCGCAAATACGGCAAGGACCCCTCGCCCTATATCCAGAACGGCTCCTTCGTCTGGCACGATTTCAGCTCTTTCCTCGCGGCCTACGACTTTGCCTCCGACCTGTTTCGCACCGAGGAAGACTATGCTCGCCTGACCGATCATTATCTCACCAGCCTCGCCCGTGACGGCGCCATCTATTCCGAGGTCTTCACCTCGCCGGATCACGCCAGGAAGGCCGGCCTCTCGCCCAAGGCCTATACGGATGCGCTGGGCGAAGGCATAGCCCGCGCCAAGGCCAGGACCGGCATCGAGGGCCGTATGATCGTTACCGGCGTTCGCCATGTCGGCGTCGAGGCGATCGAGCAGGCGGCGCGCTTCGCGGCGCGCTGCGGCCATCCGCTGGTGACCGGTTTCGGCGTCGCCGGCGACGAGCGCATCGGCGACTTCGAGGATTATGTGCGCGCCTTCGAGATTGCCCGCGAGGCCGGCCTCGGCATCACCATCCATGCCGGCGAGCTGATGGGCTGGGAAAGTGTCAAAGCAGCGCTCGACCATATCCGCCCGTCGCGCATCGGCCATGGCGTGCGCGCCGTCGAAAACCCGGACCTCGTTCGCCGCATCGCCGCCGAGGGTGTGGTGCTGGAATGCTGCCCGGGCTCGAACATCGCGCTCAAGGTGTTCGACAGTTTCGCCGACCATCCCTTCCCGGCGCTGCGCGCGGCCGGCTGCAAGGTGACGCTCAATTCCGACGACCCGCCCTATTTCTGGACCTCGCTGAAACGCGAATACGACATCGCCGCCGAGCATTTCGCCATGGACGACAAGGCGCTCACCGCCGTCACCAGGACGGCCATCGAAGCGGCCTTCGTCGACCGGAAGACCAAGGCGACACTGCTGGGCCGGCTCGACGCTAAGGGCCGGTGA
- the ubiE gene encoding bifunctional demethylmenaquinone methyltransferase/2-methoxy-6-polyprenyl-1,4-benzoquinol methylase UbiE, which produces MSVERTTAAGGMETSYGFRKVGEGDKQFLVNDVFHKVANRYDLMNDLMSGGLHRLWKDAMVAWLNPPKRPGWKVLDVAGGTGDIAFRIVEASHRNAHVTVLDINGSMLDIGRDRAGKKGLSENTDFVEANAETLPFDDNTFDAYTIAFGIRNVPRIDVALSEAYRVLKRGGRFLCLEFSEVDMPLLDKAYEAWSFNAIPKIGRAVTGDGEPYSYLVESIRKFPNQANFASMITRAGFDRVSFRNYSGGIAALHSGWKL; this is translated from the coding sequence ATGTCAGTTGAGAGAACCACGGCCGCGGGCGGCATGGAAACCTCCTACGGCTTCAGGAAGGTAGGCGAAGGCGACAAGCAGTTCCTCGTCAACGATGTCTTCCACAAGGTGGCCAATCGATACGACCTCATGAACGATCTGATGTCCGGCGGGCTGCACCGGCTCTGGAAGGACGCGATGGTGGCGTGGCTCAATCCGCCGAAGCGCCCGGGCTGGAAGGTGCTCGACGTCGCCGGCGGCACCGGCGACATCGCCTTCCGCATCGTCGAGGCCAGCCATCGCAACGCGCATGTGACGGTCCTCGACATCAACGGCTCGATGCTCGACATCGGCCGCGACCGCGCCGGGAAGAAAGGGCTCTCGGAAAACACCGATTTCGTCGAGGCCAATGCCGAGACGCTGCCCTTCGACGACAATACGTTCGATGCCTATACGATCGCCTTCGGCATACGCAACGTGCCGCGCATCGATGTGGCGCTGAGCGAAGCCTACCGCGTGCTGAAGCGCGGCGGACGGTTCCTTTGCCTGGAGTTCTCCGAGGTCGACATGCCGCTGCTCGACAAGGCCTACGAAGCCTGGTCCTTCAACGCCATCCCCAAAATCGGTAGAGCGGTGACCGGCGACGGCGAGCCCTATTCCTACCTGGTGGAATCGATCCGCAAATTCCCCAATCAGGCGAATTTTGCTTCCATGATCACCCGCGCGGGCTTCGATCGCGTCAGCTTCCGTAATTATTCGGGCGGCATCGCTGCACTTCATTCGGGCTGGAAGCTTTGA